The proteins below come from a single Triticum aestivum cultivar Chinese Spring chromosome 5D, IWGSC CS RefSeq v2.1, whole genome shotgun sequence genomic window:
- the LOC123125769 gene encoding helicase SEN1 isoform X2, giving the protein MGSPPFRKRKEKCTNTSPPSVFLINMKTNNHIHDALELKAGILSRWGSSLVERIAEYAPTVGQDRNSLLPEVSSGLASDKALDGLEKFKLNTSQQKAVLDCVSAMDEARCWVRLIWGPPGTGKTKAIISLLWSMLKKNRRTLACAPTNTAVVEVASRVLGLLEDESYGGGGKHFSLGNVVLFGNEDRMNVDENLANIFLDWRVYRLVNVAAHWRHYVNGMLELLVKPLAMHSSYLKDVRSERTGDILRLQGVGDAELERRRKLTFKEFFIDNYQCHEEAPRHCFETLRNDLPLPARRFDYLDEILRSLEAFGKLLRSEPERPLGKLFLKNGGWPEFQEARALCLNKLKHLPDWFDLLPSDSSKIEDYILNNATIILCTAASSFNLRRVRDFKPFELLVIDEAAQLKECESLIPLQLGIHRAVLIGDECQLPALVKSKLSAEAGFGRSLFERLCLLGHPKHLLDVQYRMHPEISKFPISSFYCRKVTDGPNVLHRDYERKLLDGPMYGPYSFINIQGGIESSGMHGTSLSNAAEVAAVTRIVQRLSQVDTRSKLSVGVVSPYKAQVRAIQESLALEHDKYCGLSVKIRTVDGFQGAEEDVVIFSAVRANTHGSVGFLSDQRRTNVAQTRAKHCFWILGDAATLSSSRTVWQKIVADAKERGCFYDGNDDKDLCAVVSVAIKQDEVNRLLKMVDARLGICSS; this is encoded by the exons ATGGGCTCACCCCCTTttcgaaaaagaaaagaaaaatgcacCAACACCTCCCCCCCAAGTG TCTTTCTTATCAATATGAAGACCAACAATCATATACATGATGCACTGGAACTGAAAGCCGGCATCCTTAGCCGTTGGGGCAGTAGCCTCGTAGAGAGGATTGCAGAGTATGCTCCAACT GTCGGCCAGGATCGCAATTCATTGTTGCCAGAGGTATCTTCAGGGTTAGCGTCAGATAAGGCGCTGGATGGCCTTGAAAAATTCAAGCTCAACACCTCACAGCAGAAGGCGGTACTTGATTGTGTTTCAGCAATGGATGAAGCTAGGTGCTGGGTGCGCCTTATCTGGGGACCACCTGGAACAGGGAAAACCAAGGCCATCATATCTCTCTTGTGGTCAATGCTGAAGAAAAACCGCAGGACACTAGCTTGCGCTCCGACCAACACGGCGGTTGTGGAGGTTGCCTCCCGTGTCCTCGGTCTTCTCGAGGATGAGTCCTACGGCGGCGGTGGAAAACACTTCTCCCTGGGCAATGTCGTGTTGTTTGGCAACGAAGATCGGATGAACGTGGATGAAAACCTTGCAAACATCTTCTTGGATTGGCGTGTGTACCGACTTGTGAATGTGGCGGCGCACTGGAGGCACTATGTGAATGGCATGCTAGAACTTCTTGTGAAGCCGTTGGCCATGCACTCTTCGTATCTTAAGGATGTTCGATCGGAGCGTACGGGTGATATTTTGCGGCTGCAAGGGGTGGGGGATGCTGAActagagaggaggaggaagttgacaTTCAAGGAATTCTTCATAGACAATTACCAATGTCATGAGGAAGCACCGCGCCACTGCTTCGAGACTCTCCGCAATGATCTTCCCTTACCCGCTAGGAGATTTGATTACCTGGATGAGATCCTGCGCTCACTCGAAGCTTTCGGGAAACTTCTCCGGTCGGAGCCGGAGCGCCCTCTGGGGAAACTCTTCTTAAAAAACGGGGGGTGGCCAGAGTTCCAAGAAGCAAGAGCATTGTGTCTTAACAAGCTAAAACACTTGCCCGATTGGTTTGATTTGCTTCCAAGCGATTCAAGCAAAATCGAAGACTACATACTGAACAACGCCACGATCATACTTTGCACTGCTGCTAGCTCATTCAATCTGCGACGTGTCCGTGATTTCAAGCCGTTTGAGCTCCTTGTTATCGATGAGGCGGCGCAGCTGAAGGAGTGTGAGTCGCTGATACCTCTACAGCTTGGTATCCACCGTGCTGTTCTTATCGGTGATGAATGCCAGCTACCAGCGCTTGTCAAAAGCAAG CTCAGCGCCGAGGCCGGCTTTGGAAGAAGTCTGTTCGAGAGGCTTTGCTTGCTAGGACACCCGAAGCACCTCCTCGATGTGCAGTACAGGATGCACCCGGAAATAAGCAAGTTCCCCATCTCAAGTTTTTACTGTAGGAAGGTGACAGATGGCCCCAACGTCCTTCACAGAGACTACGAGAGGAAGCTCCTGGATGGCCCAATGTATGGCCCCTACTCCTTCATCAACATCCAAGGTGGGATCGAAAGCTCGGGCATGCATGGCACAAGCCTGAGCAACGCTGCTGAGGTCGCTGCGGTGACCCGGATTGTGCAGAGATTGTCCCAAG TTGACACAAGAAGCAAGCTCAGCGTGGGCGTGGTATCGCCGTACAAGGCCCAAGTCCGCGCCATCCAGGAGAGCCTTGCTTTGGAGCACGACAAGTATTGCGGTTTATCCGTAAAGATCCGAACCGTGGACGGGTTCCAGGGTGCCGAGGAGGATGTCGTCATCTTCTCCGCCGTGCGGGCCAATACCCATGGATCGGTCGGGTTCCTCTCCGATCAGAGGCGTACCAACGTGGCGCAAACACGGGCCAA GCATTGCTTCTGGATTCTTGGCGACGCGGCTACATTGTCGAGCAGCAGGACAGTCTGGCAGAAGATAGTGGCCGATGCAAAAGAAAGAGGATGCTTCTATGATGGCAACGACGACAAAGACCTCTGTGCTGTGGTGAGTGTCGCGATCAAGCAGGATGAAGTCAACCGTCTGCTCAAGATGGTGGATGCTCGTCTTGGTATATGCAGCTCATGA
- the LOC123125769 gene encoding helicase sen1 isoform X1: MAAAMRHLVPSRLAALSRATAGRLRRKASLGGGVRRLGPVGKADPWRSISTTPDWNRYKGPPKPSFSWKLQDLLNDDFFKNEVKVIPTTFTSVEGYMGSFMAPLLEETRADLCSALRGIRHAPVAQVIWIQQERTSEFCISFKEPRPAGSYAPKVEDILVLTSRKPTRHIDLDPFVIAVVPPSEDSKSGSKDDEGTTTGYSEDMDNTVTSSQDIAVPSLLKKNATAVDVEAWAHPLFEKEKKNAPTPPPQVVDTGTTILIRLLSGKLPVKRQGQKEVIALPLFAVFLINMKTNNHIHDALELKAGILSRWGSSLVERIAEYAPTVGQDRNSLLPEVSSGLASDKALDGLEKFKLNTSQQKAVLDCVSAMDEARCWVRLIWGPPGTGKTKAIISLLWSMLKKNRRTLACAPTNTAVVEVASRVLGLLEDESYGGGGKHFSLGNVVLFGNEDRMNVDENLANIFLDWRVYRLVNVAAHWRHYVNGMLELLVKPLAMHSSYLKDVRSERTGDILRLQGVGDAELERRRKLTFKEFFIDNYQCHEEAPRHCFETLRNDLPLPARRFDYLDEILRSLEAFGKLLRSEPERPLGKLFLKNGGWPEFQEARALCLNKLKHLPDWFDLLPSDSSKIEDYILNNATIILCTAASSFNLRRVRDFKPFELLVIDEAAQLKECESLIPLQLGIHRAVLIGDECQLPALVKSKLSAEAGFGRSLFERLCLLGHPKHLLDVQYRMHPEISKFPISSFYCRKVTDGPNVLHRDYERKLLDGPMYGPYSFINIQGGIESSGMHGTSLSNAAEVAAVTRIVQRLSQVDTRSKLSVGVVSPYKAQVRAIQESLALEHDKYCGLSVKIRTVDGFQGAEEDVVIFSAVRANTHGSVGFLSDQRRTNVAQTRAKHCFWILGDAATLSSSRTVWQKIVADAKERGCFYDGNDDKDLCAVVSVAIKQDEVNRLLKMVDARLGICSS; the protein is encoded by the exons ATGGCTGCGGCTATGCGCCATCTGGTTCCTTCACGCCTCGCCGCATTGAGCAGAGCCACCGCCGGGCGTCTGCGAAGGAAGGCTTCCCTAggcggcggagtccggcggctTGGACCGGTGGGGAAAGCGGATCCATGGAGGAGCATTTCCACTACGCCAGATTGGAACAGGTACAAGGGGCCGCCAAAGCCAAGCTTCTCATGGAAACtgcaagatctgctcaacgatgaTTTCTTCAAGAACGAG GTGAAGGTGATACCAACAACTTTCACTTCGGtagaggggtacatgggctcatTCATGGCTCCACTATTGGAAGAAACTCGTGCGGATCTCTGCTCCGCACTGCGCGGCATCCGGCACGCGCCGGTGGCCCAAGTGATCTGGATCCAACAGGAACGCACTTCAGAATTCTGTATCTCGTTCAAGGAACCTCGGCCAGCTGGTAGTTACGCCCCGAAAGTCGAGGATATATTGGTGCTCACAAGTCGGAAACCGACCCGCCACATAGACTTGGACCCATTTGTCATAGCTGTAGTGCCTCCATCCGAAGATAGTAAAAGTGGAAGCAAGGATGACGAAGGCACCACCACCGGCTATTCTGAAGATATGGACAATACTGTCACCTCTTCACAAGACATTGCCGTGCCATCTCTTCTCAAGAAAaatgcaacagcagttgatgtagAGGCATGGGCTCACCCCCTTttcgaaaaagaaaagaaaaatgcacCAACACCTCCCCCCCAAGTGGTAGACACTGGCACAACAATATTAATAAGGCTGCTGTCGGGTAAACTACCTGTCAAACGACAAGGTCAAAAAGAAGTGATCGCATTGCCTCTTTTTGCAGTCTTTCTTATCAATATGAAGACCAACAATCATATACATGATGCACTGGAACTGAAAGCCGGCATCCTTAGCCGTTGGGGCAGTAGCCTCGTAGAGAGGATTGCAGAGTATGCTCCAACT GTCGGCCAGGATCGCAATTCATTGTTGCCAGAGGTATCTTCAGGGTTAGCGTCAGATAAGGCGCTGGATGGCCTTGAAAAATTCAAGCTCAACACCTCACAGCAGAAGGCGGTACTTGATTGTGTTTCAGCAATGGATGAAGCTAGGTGCTGGGTGCGCCTTATCTGGGGACCACCTGGAACAGGGAAAACCAAGGCCATCATATCTCTCTTGTGGTCAATGCTGAAGAAAAACCGCAGGACACTAGCTTGCGCTCCGACCAACACGGCGGTTGTGGAGGTTGCCTCCCGTGTCCTCGGTCTTCTCGAGGATGAGTCCTACGGCGGCGGTGGAAAACACTTCTCCCTGGGCAATGTCGTGTTGTTTGGCAACGAAGATCGGATGAACGTGGATGAAAACCTTGCAAACATCTTCTTGGATTGGCGTGTGTACCGACTTGTGAATGTGGCGGCGCACTGGAGGCACTATGTGAATGGCATGCTAGAACTTCTTGTGAAGCCGTTGGCCATGCACTCTTCGTATCTTAAGGATGTTCGATCGGAGCGTACGGGTGATATTTTGCGGCTGCAAGGGGTGGGGGATGCTGAActagagaggaggaggaagttgacaTTCAAGGAATTCTTCATAGACAATTACCAATGTCATGAGGAAGCACCGCGCCACTGCTTCGAGACTCTCCGCAATGATCTTCCCTTACCCGCTAGGAGATTTGATTACCTGGATGAGATCCTGCGCTCACTCGAAGCTTTCGGGAAACTTCTCCGGTCGGAGCCGGAGCGCCCTCTGGGGAAACTCTTCTTAAAAAACGGGGGGTGGCCAGAGTTCCAAGAAGCAAGAGCATTGTGTCTTAACAAGCTAAAACACTTGCCCGATTGGTTTGATTTGCTTCCAAGCGATTCAAGCAAAATCGAAGACTACATACTGAACAACGCCACGATCATACTTTGCACTGCTGCTAGCTCATTCAATCTGCGACGTGTCCGTGATTTCAAGCCGTTTGAGCTCCTTGTTATCGATGAGGCGGCGCAGCTGAAGGAGTGTGAGTCGCTGATACCTCTACAGCTTGGTATCCACCGTGCTGTTCTTATCGGTGATGAATGCCAGCTACCAGCGCTTGTCAAAAGCAAG CTCAGCGCCGAGGCCGGCTTTGGAAGAAGTCTGTTCGAGAGGCTTTGCTTGCTAGGACACCCGAAGCACCTCCTCGATGTGCAGTACAGGATGCACCCGGAAATAAGCAAGTTCCCCATCTCAAGTTTTTACTGTAGGAAGGTGACAGATGGCCCCAACGTCCTTCACAGAGACTACGAGAGGAAGCTCCTGGATGGCCCAATGTATGGCCCCTACTCCTTCATCAACATCCAAGGTGGGATCGAAAGCTCGGGCATGCATGGCACAAGCCTGAGCAACGCTGCTGAGGTCGCTGCGGTGACCCGGATTGTGCAGAGATTGTCCCAAG TTGACACAAGAAGCAAGCTCAGCGTGGGCGTGGTATCGCCGTACAAGGCCCAAGTCCGCGCCATCCAGGAGAGCCTTGCTTTGGAGCACGACAAGTATTGCGGTTTATCCGTAAAGATCCGAACCGTGGACGGGTTCCAGGGTGCCGAGGAGGATGTCGTCATCTTCTCCGCCGTGCGGGCCAATACCCATGGATCGGTCGGGTTCCTCTCCGATCAGAGGCGTACCAACGTGGCGCAAACACGGGCCAA GCATTGCTTCTGGATTCTTGGCGACGCGGCTACATTGTCGAGCAGCAGGACAGTCTGGCAGAAGATAGTGGCCGATGCAAAAGAAAGAGGATGCTTCTATGATGGCAACGACGACAAAGACCTCTGTGCTGTGGTGAGTGTCGCGATCAAGCAGGATGAAGTCAACCGTCTGCTCAAGATGGTGGATGCTCGTCTTGGTATATGCAGCTCATGA